Proteins found in one Channa argus isolate prfri chromosome 7, Channa argus male v1.0, whole genome shotgun sequence genomic segment:
- the LOC137130909 gene encoding myelin-associated glycoprotein isoform X1, translating into MKQSYFPYWCCSSFPCFVLAEQSRAAVMHVRTVFLVSPLIFAAMCMEVQTVSPVPSVPDRVQALVGSCVVIPCSFTPAPPRPSGKKDKVDSRLRFRGGGYVLSFQGTAFNSNHRNQVSRDFQGRTSLFGQIADGDCSLKIERISQDDSRMYEIALKKDKDLLWGKPTSFNLDVVDTPAAPVISSILSVTEGQLVTLNCSVFYHCPSSPPALKWIWERGAQQNSSEPGEVQTIHKEPHRLMLVALLSFTVSHNVNPRLKCEVTYPGAKILATYKDLHVTFPPREVKVQVHTMTVVEGRSALLVCSCKADPPASVYRWSYSQSGHTEQLQQRTHTVRVYNVTRGMKVCCTAENPIGRGDSQPTPLNVQYKPLILQRSSCIVENMVVQCHCSVDSNPKPVVTWSVNGTVPPSEYNESTTSEPYMFTATLKGRMDKPLVVICFAFNALGNDSLVLLQGDDAVPFLLLVIPAVAICVVIFLIALIFCCCRRRAGKNMLRRHPAVCPEGLEIYRDSMPLYINCTEVSHIYTNGSYQLVYQNCTPYFVRTNQIRPIGRRGGERRRGGDRQVGFGVTEEGQSAAVADAETAIYLEIL; encoded by the exons ATGAAACAATCCTACTTCCCCTATTGGTGCTGTTCATCTTTCCCCTGCTTTGTGctggcagagcagagcagggctGCAGTCATGCATGTGCGTACAGTCTTTCTTGTGTCTCCTCTAATTTTTG cagcaatgTGTATGGAGGTCCAGACTGTCTCTCCTGTACCCTCAGTCCCTGACCGTGTCCAAGCCCTGGTGGGCTCCTGTGTGGTGATTCCCTGCTCTTTCACTCCAGCTCCTCCTCGTCCCAGTGGGAAAAAGGATAAGGTGGACAGCAGGCTGAGGTTCAGAGGTGGTGGCTATGTGCTTTCTTTTCAGGGTACTGCTTTTAACAGCAATCACAGGAATCAAGTGAGCAGGGATTTCCAAGGCCGAACATCCCTGTTTGGGCAAATTGCAGATGGAGACTGTTCATTGAAGATAGAAAGGATTAGTCAGGATGATTCAAGAATGTATGAGATAGCTCTAAAGAAGGACAAAGACTTACTCTGGGGAAAACCAACAAGCTTTAATCTGGATGTTGTGG ACACACCTGCGGCTCCTGTCATCAGCAGCATTTTGTCAGTCACAGAAGGACAGCTGGTCACCCTCAACTGCTCCGTCTTCTATCACTGTCCCTCCAGTCCTCCTGCCCTGAAGTGGATCTGGGAGAGAGGTGCCCAACAAAACAGCTCTGAGCCGGGGGAAGTACAGACAATCCACAAAGAGCCGCACAGACTGATGTTAGTGGCACTGCTGTCCTTTACTGTGTCACACAATGTGAACCCCAGGCTCAAATGTGAAGTCACATACCCAGGGGCAAAGATATTAGCCACTTACAAAGATCTGCACGTGACAT TTCCACCAAGAGAGGTGAAAGTTCAGGTCCACACCATGACTGTGGTGGAGGGGCGCAGTGCTCTGCTGGTCTGCTCATGTAAAGCTGACCCACCAGCGTCGGTGTACCGCTGGTCTTACAGTCAAAGTGGCCACACGGAGCAGCTCCAGCAGCGCACCCACACGGTTCGAGTGTACAACGTGACTCGCGGCATGAAGGTCTGCTGCACTGCAGAGAACCCGATTGGCCGAGGAGACTCCCAGCCCACACCACTGAACGTGCAAT atAAACCCTTGATCCTCCAGCGTTCCAGCTGCATAGTAGAGAACATGGTGGTACAGTGCCACTGTTCAGTCGACTCCAACCCCAAACCTGTAGTCACCTGGAGTGTTAACGGCACCGTTCCGCCTTCTGAATATAACGAGTCGACAACATCAGAACCTTACATGTTTACAGCTACTCTGAAGGGGCGTATGGACAAACCCCTGGTGGTGATCTGCTTCGCTTTTAATGCACTTGGAAATGACTCCTTAGTCTTGCTGCAGGGAGATG ATGCAGTGccgtttttgttgttggtgatACCTGCTGTTGCCATCTGTGTGGTCATATTCCTTATAGCTctcattttctgctgctgccgAAGGAGAGCTGGAAA AAACATGCTAAGGAGACACCCGGCTGTGTGCCCTGAAGGACTGGAAATTTATAGGGACAGTATGCCTCTCTACATTAACTGCACAGAGGTGTCTCATATCTACACCAATGGCAGCTACCAACTTGTTTACCAGAATTGCACGCCATATTTTGTCCGTACTAACCAG ATCCGTCCAATAGGCAGGCgaggtggagagagaagaagaggaggagacagacagGTTGGCTTTGGGGTGACAGAAGAGGGGCAGAGTGCTGCTGTGGCCGATGCAGAAACGGCCATCTACCTGGAGATCCTCTGA
- the LOC137130909 gene encoding sialic acid-binding Ig-like lectin 13 isoform X2 — translation MKQSYFPYWCCSSFPCFVLAEQSRAAVMHVRTVFLVSPLIFAMCMEVQTVSPVPSVPDRVQALVGSCVVIPCSFTPAPPRPSGKKDKVDSRLRFRGGGYVLSFQGTAFNSNHRNQVSRDFQGRTSLFGQIADGDCSLKIERISQDDSRMYEIALKKDKDLLWGKPTSFNLDVVDTPAAPVISSILSVTEGQLVTLNCSVFYHCPSSPPALKWIWERGAQQNSSEPGEVQTIHKEPHRLMLVALLSFTVSHNVNPRLKCEVTYPGAKILATYKDLHVTFPPREVKVQVHTMTVVEGRSALLVCSCKADPPASVYRWSYSQSGHTEQLQQRTHTVRVYNVTRGMKVCCTAENPIGRGDSQPTPLNVQYKPLILQRSSCIVENMVVQCHCSVDSNPKPVVTWSVNGTVPPSEYNESTTSEPYMFTATLKGRMDKPLVVICFAFNALGNDSLVLLQGDDAVPFLLLVIPAVAICVVIFLIALIFCCCRRRAGKNMLRRHPAVCPEGLEIYRDSMPLYINCTEVSHIYTNGSYQLVYQNCTPYFVRTNQIRPIGRRGGERRRGGDRQVGFGVTEEGQSAAVADAETAIYLEIL, via the exons ATGAAACAATCCTACTTCCCCTATTGGTGCTGTTCATCTTTCCCCTGCTTTGTGctggcagagcagagcagggctGCAGTCATGCATGTGCGTACAGTCTTTCTTGTGTCTCCTCTAATTTTTG caatgTGTATGGAGGTCCAGACTGTCTCTCCTGTACCCTCAGTCCCTGACCGTGTCCAAGCCCTGGTGGGCTCCTGTGTGGTGATTCCCTGCTCTTTCACTCCAGCTCCTCCTCGTCCCAGTGGGAAAAAGGATAAGGTGGACAGCAGGCTGAGGTTCAGAGGTGGTGGCTATGTGCTTTCTTTTCAGGGTACTGCTTTTAACAGCAATCACAGGAATCAAGTGAGCAGGGATTTCCAAGGCCGAACATCCCTGTTTGGGCAAATTGCAGATGGAGACTGTTCATTGAAGATAGAAAGGATTAGTCAGGATGATTCAAGAATGTATGAGATAGCTCTAAAGAAGGACAAAGACTTACTCTGGGGAAAACCAACAAGCTTTAATCTGGATGTTGTGG ACACACCTGCGGCTCCTGTCATCAGCAGCATTTTGTCAGTCACAGAAGGACAGCTGGTCACCCTCAACTGCTCCGTCTTCTATCACTGTCCCTCCAGTCCTCCTGCCCTGAAGTGGATCTGGGAGAGAGGTGCCCAACAAAACAGCTCTGAGCCGGGGGAAGTACAGACAATCCACAAAGAGCCGCACAGACTGATGTTAGTGGCACTGCTGTCCTTTACTGTGTCACACAATGTGAACCCCAGGCTCAAATGTGAAGTCACATACCCAGGGGCAAAGATATTAGCCACTTACAAAGATCTGCACGTGACAT TTCCACCAAGAGAGGTGAAAGTTCAGGTCCACACCATGACTGTGGTGGAGGGGCGCAGTGCTCTGCTGGTCTGCTCATGTAAAGCTGACCCACCAGCGTCGGTGTACCGCTGGTCTTACAGTCAAAGTGGCCACACGGAGCAGCTCCAGCAGCGCACCCACACGGTTCGAGTGTACAACGTGACTCGCGGCATGAAGGTCTGCTGCACTGCAGAGAACCCGATTGGCCGAGGAGACTCCCAGCCCACACCACTGAACGTGCAAT atAAACCCTTGATCCTCCAGCGTTCCAGCTGCATAGTAGAGAACATGGTGGTACAGTGCCACTGTTCAGTCGACTCCAACCCCAAACCTGTAGTCACCTGGAGTGTTAACGGCACCGTTCCGCCTTCTGAATATAACGAGTCGACAACATCAGAACCTTACATGTTTACAGCTACTCTGAAGGGGCGTATGGACAAACCCCTGGTGGTGATCTGCTTCGCTTTTAATGCACTTGGAAATGACTCCTTAGTCTTGCTGCAGGGAGATG ATGCAGTGccgtttttgttgttggtgatACCTGCTGTTGCCATCTGTGTGGTCATATTCCTTATAGCTctcattttctgctgctgccgAAGGAGAGCTGGAAA AAACATGCTAAGGAGACACCCGGCTGTGTGCCCTGAAGGACTGGAAATTTATAGGGACAGTATGCCTCTCTACATTAACTGCACAGAGGTGTCTCATATCTACACCAATGGCAGCTACCAACTTGTTTACCAGAATTGCACGCCATATTTTGTCCGTACTAACCAG ATCCGTCCAATAGGCAGGCgaggtggagagagaagaagaggaggagacagacagGTTGGCTTTGGGGTGACAGAAGAGGGGCAGAGTGCTGCTGTGGCCGATGCAGAAACGGCCATCTACCTGGAGATCCTCTGA